One stretch of Desulfovibrio sp. JC022 DNA includes these proteins:
- the priA gene encoding primosomal protein N', whose translation MTTLWQACLASPPYSIYTYEAPADLPELMEGQRVLVPLGRSVRVAFLIETVDNLPENVELKSVIWPLEREPLLNSNHFKLYRNIGARQMQPLGKVLENVVPKRFRSAKVSFKVADRSFPARLKALDIARLPSERRMELVKIYDEGRMNVSLPASIEKEEYVSLTSDPPWPVRPNAARQLQILEFIFENGPREKGFLKNIMGDWTNGVIKKLHSDSLVKIGPPPEEERNPSEKCAATGPKWDFTPSEQQQLAIDELLAALDEPKSAVKLLHGITGSGKTLVYMTAARKCMEQGKSVIVLVPEIALAYALWNGICPLFPETRKYLYHGYQTPVRKEAIFRALAEDDSPALIVGTRSALFLPVRNPGLIIIDEEHDESYKQEERLPYQAKEVAYVLAHMTGSLLVLGSATPDIKTFHAAQQGAFEVISMEKRVGKSVLPAVKVVDTSAIKNPEEPFAPETEARLKEVVERGEQAVVMLNRRGFSPLIYCTDCEEPFKCPHCNVSMTYHKGRERVICHYCGNAYHFPLPCATCGGSNLMPLGGGTERLEEQVAKALPPETKILRMDRDSTRRQERLDEILKSFARGDAQVLVGTQMLSKGHNFPGVTLVVVSEGDLGLNLPDYRSAERTFQLLVQVSGRAGRGEKPGEVIIQTRNPQNPIWGAVTSADYKTFFEKEIEKRRRFRYPPFTKLTLIRISHPMGWEGEHLCPQFFSMIRDAAKEAGIMAMGPVPAPLAQLRGRKRFNCLLKSDDWMKTRELYAQISRRNPDKKQIRITMDLDPVNML comes from the coding sequence TTCCAATCACTTCAAGCTCTACCGCAACATCGGTGCCCGCCAGATGCAGCCCTTGGGTAAGGTGCTGGAGAATGTTGTTCCCAAGCGGTTTCGCAGTGCCAAGGTCTCTTTTAAAGTTGCAGACCGTTCTTTCCCTGCAAGGCTTAAGGCTCTGGATATTGCCCGTCTTCCTTCGGAGCGGCGTATGGAACTGGTCAAAATTTATGATGAAGGGCGGATGAATGTAAGTCTGCCTGCTTCCATTGAAAAGGAAGAATATGTCAGCCTGACTTCCGATCCTCCGTGGCCTGTGCGTCCCAATGCTGCCCGTCAGTTGCAGATTCTGGAATTTATTTTTGAGAACGGTCCCCGTGAAAAAGGATTTTTGAAAAATATCATGGGGGACTGGACCAACGGAGTGATTAAAAAGCTTCATTCCGATTCGCTGGTCAAGATCGGTCCGCCTCCTGAAGAAGAGCGTAATCCGTCAGAAAAGTGTGCTGCAACCGGACCTAAGTGGGACTTTACCCCTTCGGAACAACAGCAGCTTGCCATTGATGAACTGCTTGCGGCTCTTGATGAACCTAAAAGTGCGGTTAAGCTGCTGCACGGGATCACCGGGAGTGGTAAGACTCTCGTCTACATGACTGCGGCCCGCAAATGCATGGAGCAGGGCAAGTCTGTAATTGTGCTGGTTCCGGAGATTGCTCTTGCCTACGCTTTGTGGAACGGCATCTGCCCGCTGTTTCCGGAAACACGTAAATATCTTTATCACGGTTACCAGACCCCGGTACGCAAGGAAGCTATTTTCCGCGCACTTGCCGAGGATGACAGCCCGGCCCTGATCGTCGGCACCCGCTCGGCTCTCTTTCTTCCGGTGCGTAATCCCGGCCTGATAATTATTGATGAGGAGCATGACGAATCCTACAAGCAGGAAGAGCGATTGCCTTATCAAGCTAAGGAAGTGGCCTATGTGCTGGCCCATATGACCGGAAGTCTGCTGGTTCTCGGTTCGGCAACCCCTGACATTAAGACTTTTCACGCAGCGCAGCAGGGTGCTTTTGAAGTTATTTCCATGGAAAAACGGGTCGGCAAATCCGTACTTCCTGCGGTCAAGGTGGTCGATACCAGTGCCATCAAGAACCCGGAAGAGCCTTTTGCCCCGGAAACAGAAGCCCGTTTGAAAGAGGTGGTGGAGAGGGGAGAGCAGGCCGTGGTCATGCTTAACCGCCGTGGTTTTTCTCCGCTCATTTACTGCACAGATTGCGAAGAACCGTTTAAGTGTCCGCATTGCAATGTGAGTATGACCTACCACAAAGGACGGGAGCGGGTAATCTGCCACTATTGCGGCAATGCCTATCATTTCCCTTTGCCGTGCGCTACTTGCGGTGGGAGCAATCTCATGCCCTTGGGGGGCGGTACGGAGCGGCTTGAAGAGCAGGTTGCCAAGGCTCTGCCGCCGGAAACGAAAATTTTGCGCATGGACCGCGATTCGACCCGCAGGCAGGAACGGTTGGATGAAATTTTGAAGAGTTTTGCCAGAGGTGATGCGCAGGTACTGGTCGGTACTCAGATGCTTTCCAAGGGGCACAACTTTCCCGGCGTAACGCTGGTAGTTGTTTCCGAGGGTGATCTGGGGCTTAACCTGCCTGATTACCGTTCAGCCGAGCGAACATTTCAGCTTCTGGTGCAGGTTTCCGGGCGTGCGGGCAGGGGCGAGAAGCCCGGAGAGGTCATTATCCAGACCCGCAACCCGCAGAATCCTATCTGGGGGGCGGTAACTTCTGCCGATTACAAAACATTTTTTGAGAAGGAAATTGAGAAGCGGCGCAGGTTTCGTTATCCGCCGTTCACCAAGTTGACTCTGATCCGCATCAGCCATCCCATGGGCTGGGAGGGGGAGCATCTCTGTCCTCAATTTTTCAGTATGATTCGCGATGCGGCAAAAGAGGCCGGAATTATGGCCATGGGACCTGTTCCCGCTCCGTTGGCCCAGTTGCGCGGACGCAAGCGGTTTAACTGTCTGCTTAAGTCTGATGATTGGATGAAGACCCGCGAGCTTTACGCTCAAATATCGCGCCGTAATCCTGACAAAAAACAGATTCGCATCACCATGGATCTTGACCCGGTGAATATGCTTTAA